In Microvenator marinus, one genomic interval encodes:
- a CDS encoding serpin family protein, whose product MKKLLMLVLALSFGCGETPIGMPEEGFEVLHERALEDAAPIADINALVEGNTGFAINLYNQMPLNENIVLSPFSVSRTFSWFQNGERLQDVFEGLFGYLPDSDATKTAFNSLGVKLMERDESEERMSIFESRDIQWLDKSRYTDEARPDGYDNVHTFDFAGDPEYAREVINTWIEERSRGLLTDFLDPGLINPDTVSVTTNTIFFVGNWVHDYVERSINFSGRRGTKSVAGFGNETEYQHHVGEDYTMVRIPYTGEYSMVAVMPEDFETFRSSLNFRGFRSILSTSSRGLVRLSIPNIKTESQPDLVKAIDTLRENGGYNTTDTITGEYMETYVHKVVINADKDGTTAAAATVVIGYDNNAPEPVEPRVINFDKPFIYFIIDDATKSILFVGQFVE is encoded by the coding sequence ATGAAGAAATTATTGATGTTGGTTTTAGCTCTGAGCTTCGGATGTGGGGAGACGCCCATCGGGATGCCGGAAGAAGGATTTGAAGTCTTGCATGAACGAGCGTTGGAGGATGCAGCCCCAATCGCCGACATCAACGCACTTGTTGAAGGGAACACAGGTTTCGCGATCAATCTCTACAACCAGATGCCTTTGAACGAGAACATTGTTCTCTCCCCTTTCAGCGTCTCTCGGACATTCTCTTGGTTCCAAAATGGCGAGCGTTTGCAAGACGTGTTCGAGGGCCTATTTGGCTACCTCCCAGACTCAGACGCAACCAAGACGGCATTCAACTCGCTCGGCGTGAAGCTTATGGAGCGCGACGAATCAGAAGAGCGCATGTCGATCTTCGAGTCCCGCGATATCCAATGGCTGGACAAGAGCCGATACACCGACGAAGCGAGGCCCGACGGGTACGATAACGTCCACACATTCGACTTTGCAGGGGACCCAGAGTACGCCCGCGAAGTCATCAACACATGGATTGAAGAGCGCTCACGCGGCCTTCTTACGGACTTTTTGGACCCAGGCCTGATCAATCCAGATACGGTCTCCGTCACCACCAACACCATCTTCTTCGTAGGGAATTGGGTGCATGACTACGTGGAGCGCTCCATCAACTTCAGCGGCCGCAGAGGAACGAAGTCCGTCGCTGGCTTTGGAAACGAAACCGAGTACCAACACCACGTCGGCGAAGACTACACGATGGTTAGGATCCCCTACACCGGCGAGTATTCGATGGTCGCAGTGATGCCCGAGGACTTTGAGACATTCCGTTCATCGCTTAACTTCAGGGGTTTTCGTAGCATCTTGAGTACGAGTTCCAGGGGCCTCGTTCGACTCTCGATTCCAAACATCAAAACTGAAAGCCAGCCCGACCTCGTCAAAGCGATCGATACACTGCGAGAAAACGGTGGCTATAACACCACAGACACGATAACCGGCGAGTACATGGAGACCTACGTCCACAAGGTAGTTATCAATGCCGATAAAGACGGCACGACCGCCGCCGCCGCCACTGTTGTGATTGGCTATGATAATAATGCGCCGGAGCCGGTCGAGCCTCGAGTCATCAACTTCGACAAGCCTTTCATCTACTTCATCATCGACGACGCGACGAAATCGATCTTATTCGTCGGGCAGTTCGTCGAATAG
- a CDS encoding M949_RS01915 family surface polysaccharide biosynthesis protein, translating to MRRETLALTLLVVFGMSACESDKAVKVADEAETVSDKVEDAPAPAEEVANAEAQEEDVVANEEAKTPAKASSEVVRNDDDTVIDWSTFPLKGEVLQKFAWTDFQGQNAVVMVKELRGKTGGAILVTHARFNADGSWTKVRDLREVIESCEFDLVLDGFVGEWSVSDVDGDSIGEATFAWNSDCVSDVSPTTFKLFMLEDGQKYALRGNTLAEGQGGKYTMGPEFATAPKSFEAHAKKAWEAALPRIEGLFDELPDE from the coding sequence ATGAGAAGAGAAACTTTAGCGTTAACACTCTTGGTGGTTTTCGGAATGAGTGCCTGTGAATCCGATAAGGCGGTGAAGGTGGCAGATGAGGCTGAAACCGTCTCTGATAAGGTTGAAGACGCGCCTGCTCCGGCGGAAGAGGTAGCCAATGCTGAGGCTCAGGAAGAAGACGTAGTGGCCAATGAAGAAGCCAAGACGCCCGCAAAGGCATCGTCCGAGGTTGTTCGGAACGACGATGATACCGTGATCGACTGGAGTACCTTCCCGCTCAAAGGCGAGGTTTTACAGAAATTTGCCTGGACCGACTTCCAGGGGCAGAACGCAGTTGTGATGGTCAAGGAACTGCGCGGCAAGACCGGCGGAGCCATTCTGGTGACTCATGCACGTTTCAATGCGGATGGTTCCTGGACCAAGGTTCGTGACCTCAGGGAAGTGATTGAGTCCTGCGAGTTCGACCTGGTGCTCGACGGCTTTGTGGGTGAATGGTCGGTTTCTGACGTAGACGGAGACAGTATTGGAGAAGCCACATTTGCGTGGAACAGCGATTGTGTCTCCGATGTCAGTCCAACAACGTTCAAGCTCTTTATGCTCGAAGACGGCCAGAAGTACGCGTTGCGTGGCAACACGCTGGCGGAAGGACAAGGCGGGAAGTACACGATGGGGCCTGAGTTCGCGACTGCACCCAAGAGTTTTGAAGCTCACGCCAAAAAAGCCTGGGAAGCCGCTCTCCCTCGAATTGAGGGGCTATTCGACGAACTGCCCGACGAATAA
- a CDS encoding ArsR/SmtB family transcription factor, whose protein sequence is MNTRDFKNEAYQHLAEVGKALSSPARLEILELLAQAPRTVEVLATEVEQSLANTSHHLQVLKRARLVKGTRDGLYITYELTGVDVARLVGQLARVGEGHLAELQKLKQDFFDGRDGLESIDLETLLKRLEAEDIVLVDVRPEFEYAAGHLPGALSIPLNQLEERLSEIPKTQKVVAYCRGPYCALSADAARRLRELGWDAQRTEVSFTDYQEHKERGEL, encoded by the coding sequence ATGAACACCAGAGACTTTAAAAACGAGGCGTACCAACATCTGGCCGAGGTCGGAAAAGCCCTTTCGAGCCCTGCCAGATTAGAAATCTTGGAGCTCCTTGCGCAGGCGCCCCGAACTGTTGAGGTCCTTGCTACTGAAGTCGAGCAATCGCTCGCAAACACGTCACACCACCTCCAGGTGCTCAAGAGAGCTCGCCTTGTCAAAGGGACACGAGACGGTCTCTATATCACCTACGAGCTCACAGGCGTGGACGTGGCGCGGCTTGTGGGGCAACTCGCAAGAGTAGGTGAGGGGCACCTGGCCGAATTGCAGAAGCTAAAACAAGACTTCTTCGACGGGCGCGACGGCCTCGAGTCAATCGACCTCGAAACATTGCTTAAACGCCTCGAAGCAGAAGATATTGTGTTGGTCGACGTACGGCCGGAGTTTGAATATGCGGCAGGGCATTTGCCCGGTGCGCTTTCGATCCCTCTGAATCAGCTCGAAGAGCGGCTTTCAGAGATTCCCAAAACGCAGAAGGTCGTGGCGTACTGCCGAGGCCCGTATTGTGCGCTTTCAGCCGATGCGGCCCGACGACTTCGCGAGCTCGGCTGGGATGCTCAGCGCACTGAAGTCTCATTCACCGACTATCAAGAGCATAAGGAAAGGGGAGAGCTATGA
- a CDS encoding phosphopantetheine-binding protein — protein MNDEIYRVFSRVALDVGNRTFSPEELEQPLSELNIDSVELMEMFGMMEEELGLLLSESEIAEIQTLEQLLAVMSQKTT, from the coding sequence ATGAACGATGAAATCTATCGCGTGTTTAGTCGGGTGGCTCTTGACGTTGGTAACCGCACGTTCTCGCCAGAAGAGCTCGAACAACCTCTTTCGGAGCTGAACATCGACTCCGTGGAGCTCATGGAAATGTTCGGCATGATGGAAGAAGAGCTCGGCCTTCTCTTGAGTGAAAGCGAGATTGCAGAGATTCAGACGCTAGAACAACTCCTTGCGGTCATGAGTCAAAAGACAACATGA
- a CDS encoding J domain-containing protein — protein MKSPWQILDISPTQDSKEVKRAYAKRLKEDRASEDADKFQELRWAYEAALEWFETPEIYESTSEPLQEPQNDFEDLAESILRAENPVGAFREAVVSPELIPIDFARMLELALAKSFDAGKPNPMEALGIFAEVASYYRWDDVQHDIHVWSEIGEASILATGAWRCKQTLSQVADGTLKEKRVIRTAAKVLTGASGPNPISRKAVIKSIPTLRSRFGDGWDWLLVLDCSDYDFRVELIQELKYRRSEPAYSALAWAIGMVVGAFFFMIIGKFVRYLYLTARIEWLYRKPSVTES, from the coding sequence ATGAAGAGTCCGTGGCAAATCCTTGACATCTCACCAACTCAAGACTCAAAAGAGGTTAAGAGAGCGTACGCGAAGCGTCTCAAAGAAGATCGCGCATCAGAAGATGCTGACAAGTTTCAAGAGTTGAGATGGGCCTATGAGGCGGCACTTGAATGGTTCGAAACCCCTGAAATCTACGAATCTACCTCGGAGCCGCTCCAAGAACCCCAAAATGACTTTGAAGATCTGGCTGAGTCTATCTTGAGAGCAGAGAATCCTGTTGGTGCGTTTCGTGAAGCCGTAGTCTCACCGGAGCTCATTCCTATAGACTTTGCAAGAATGCTTGAACTTGCTCTTGCCAAGAGTTTCGACGCGGGAAAGCCTAATCCCATGGAAGCACTGGGTATCTTCGCCGAGGTTGCGAGCTACTATCGGTGGGATGATGTGCAACACGACATACACGTGTGGAGTGAAATAGGTGAGGCCTCGATTTTGGCGACTGGTGCGTGGCGCTGCAAACAGACGCTTTCACAAGTCGCGGACGGAACTTTGAAGGAAAAACGCGTAATCAGAACGGCAGCAAAGGTTCTCACGGGGGCGTCCGGCCCGAATCCAATTTCTCGCAAGGCAGTGATCAAATCCATACCCACACTACGGTCGCGGTTCGGTGATGGATGGGATTGGCTCCTCGTTCTGGACTGCAGCGACTACGACTTCCGGGTCGAACTCATCCAAGAGCTGAAGTACAGGCGAAGTGAGCCGGCGTATTCGGCACTTGCTTGGGCAATAGGTATGGTTGTTGGTGCCTTCTTCTTCATGATTATAGGAAAGTTTGTCCGATACCTCTATTTAACTGCTAGGATTGAATGGCTTTACCGTAAGCCCTCGGTTACTGAGTCGTGA
- a CDS encoding rhodanese-like domain-containing protein, giving the protein MRETLRKSLPAKTCIEPSELDSGALVIDVRDPEEFESGHIEGAINIPVDQLQERIMEVQYHGLVVTACGKGGGRSERAAQLLRDAGFIDSKALCGGTNAWFDYTKDLT; this is encoded by the coding sequence ATGCGCGAGACCCTGCGGAAGTCACTACCTGCTAAGACCTGCATCGAACCATCTGAACTAGATTCCGGCGCATTGGTGATCGATGTGCGTGACCCCGAGGAGTTTGAATCCGGCCATATTGAAGGTGCGATCAACATTCCCGTGGACCAACTTCAGGAACGAATCATGGAGGTGCAATATCACGGTTTGGTGGTCACTGCGTGTGGAAAAGGTGGAGGAAGATCGGAACGTGCTGCGCAACTACTTCGAGATGCCGGATTCATAGATTCTAAGGCCCTCTGCGGGGGGACGAATGCATGGTTCGATTATACTAAAGATTTAACTTAA
- a CDS encoding cysteine desulfurase family protein: MDKNEIIYLDYNATTPVHPEVVDAMIPYLRDFWGNPSSSHAYGIKAAEAVELARAQVAESIGALPSEIYFTSGGTESNNLAIMGVCAARPDLQSVVTSDVEHPATEEPCRLLERRGYQITRLEVDHFGRAIVPPDLDLSDVALITIMHSNNETGTLQPVRELVELATRHKVPVHTDASQSLGKVPIDVNQLGVDLLSIAGHKLYAPKGIGALYVRTGTPIEPFTRGAGHERGLRPGTENVASIVGLGRAAELAVHELKAKAARLTDLRDRLHRKLKAQIPGLELNGHPDDRLPNTLSIRFPGVRGAEVLTRADIAASTGAACHKGEDKASAVILKMGVSMDEALGTVRLTLGQGTTEEIVDQAACRIVEAWAAMKR, encoded by the coding sequence ATGGACAAGAACGAAATTATCTACCTGGACTACAACGCCACGACTCCCGTCCATCCTGAGGTTGTGGACGCAATGATTCCATACCTGCGTGACTTCTGGGGGAATCCTTCAAGCTCCCACGCCTATGGCATAAAGGCGGCCGAAGCGGTTGAATTGGCGCGAGCCCAGGTTGCCGAATCCATAGGTGCTCTACCAAGCGAGATCTACTTCACGTCCGGAGGCACCGAGTCCAATAACCTCGCGATCATGGGGGTTTGTGCAGCGCGACCAGACCTTCAGTCGGTTGTGACATCAGATGTAGAACATCCGGCAACGGAAGAGCCGTGTCGGCTGCTCGAAAGGCGCGGTTACCAGATTACTCGGCTAGAGGTGGACCACTTCGGAAGGGCCATTGTACCGCCTGATCTGGACCTTTCTGACGTGGCGTTGATTACCATCATGCACTCGAACAACGAGACCGGGACTTTGCAGCCCGTGCGCGAGTTGGTTGAGCTTGCGACTCGCCATAAGGTGCCCGTACATACTGATGCCTCTCAGTCTCTGGGCAAGGTGCCGATTGACGTCAATCAACTCGGCGTGGACCTCCTCTCCATTGCAGGCCACAAACTCTATGCGCCCAAAGGCATAGGTGCTCTCTACGTTCGAACCGGGACCCCGATTGAGCCCTTTACGCGTGGGGCAGGACATGAGCGAGGACTGCGGCCAGGAACCGAGAACGTGGCTTCAATTGTGGGCCTTGGAAGGGCCGCAGAACTTGCGGTGCACGAACTTAAAGCCAAGGCGGCAAGATTGACTGATCTTAGAGACAGACTTCATAGAAAACTGAAAGCCCAGATTCCGGGACTGGAACTCAACGGCCACCCTGACGATCGACTCCCTAATACTTTGAGCATTCGTTTTCCAGGCGTAAGGGGGGCTGAGGTTCTGACTCGGGCGGATATAGCTGCTTCTACAGGAGCGGCTTGTCATAAAGGCGAGGATAAAGCCTCAGCCGTAATCTTGAAGATGGGGGTTTCGATGGATGAGGCGCTGGGAACCGTGAGATTAACTCTAGGTCAGGGAACGACCGAAGAGATCGTGGACCAGGCAGCATGTAGAATTGTAGAGGCATGGGCCGCGATGAAGCGCTAA
- a CDS encoding MbnP family copper-binding protein, with the protein MSFQKLLAVLTVGLVVGCGDDETNPSAKALTISFQSVVGDEDFGCDQVFENIGTNASSLTITDNRLYISNIRVVDDAGVEHPLELAQDGVWQFEDVVLLDFEDGTGNCTNGNEPTNLQAVGTTSATSYAGVVFDLGIPESLNHSDSAIMPSPLNLTSMWWSWQGGYKFVRLEGSTSELDGWRLHLGSTACTGDPGSEISCSNKNRPEVRLDGPVDTDPILFDIADLLKSSDLSQDAGGAVGCMAGSDDPECAPLFETLGISGTQSAFRF; encoded by the coding sequence ATGTCATTTCAGAAGTTATTAGCAGTCCTTACCGTTGGCCTAGTTGTGGGTTGTGGAGACGATGAGACCAACCCTAGCGCCAAAGCCTTAACCATTAGTTTCCAAAGTGTCGTGGGCGATGAAGACTTTGGGTGTGACCAAGTCTTCGAGAACATTGGCACGAACGCCTCTTCTCTTACCATCACCGACAACCGTCTCTACATCTCGAACATAAGGGTCGTTGATGACGCCGGTGTGGAGCATCCCCTGGAGCTTGCACAAGACGGCGTCTGGCAGTTTGAAGACGTTGTCCTGCTCGATTTTGAGGACGGTACGGGGAATTGCACTAATGGCAACGAACCAACCAACCTTCAAGCGGTTGGAACCACCTCAGCCACCTCATACGCTGGTGTTGTTTTTGACCTCGGAATCCCGGAGTCGTTGAATCACTCGGATAGCGCTATCATGCCGTCTCCGCTGAATCTCACATCCATGTGGTGGAGCTGGCAAGGTGGCTACAAGTTCGTTCGCCTAGAAGGATCTACTTCAGAGCTTGATGGGTGGCGTTTGCACCTCGGAAGTACCGCATGCACTGGCGATCCGGGCTCGGAGATTTCGTGCTCGAATAAGAACCGCCCCGAGGTCCGACTCGATGGACCGGTTGATACTGACCCCATCCTCTTCGATATCGCAGACCTGCTTAAATCCTCCGACCTGAGTCAGGATGCAGGTGGAGCCGTGGGATGTATGGCTGGATCCGACGACCCAGAATGTGCACCACTTTTTGAGACGCTTGGTATCTCTGGAACCCAATCCGCTTTCAGATTCTAA
- a CDS encoding fatty acyl-AMP ligase, with protein MFLYPDRNANGPTIVEALGALKDEHSEGIVFYADDLSQKLVSFAEIYARVVDSAQNLLNKGLKPGERVGIVIPNPEEFVISFLGVLAVRAVPVPMYPPFSLGKLDAYIQNAAAILQKSRASLLVTDSKMQRVLWSLVDRVDSLERVIEYRDLAKPSRTENFVLPAVELDEIAFLQFTSGSTSAPKGVVITHRALLANMDAFMRAYEIGPGDKALSWLPLFHDLGLIGFVLATCWYGLPTVIIPTALFVRRPSLWMQAMHDHQATISCAPNFAFALATRRTPADVRDGLDLSRVRMLGCGAEPTHPDTIDSFLANFEACGLRPESMVSVYGLAENVLGVSYSPLREPLKVDSVDRDTYLNEGRALPSMEAESLRYVSVGFTYEGFEIQVIDEEGRPLADRLVGEVLVKGPSIAAGYFEDPLASAEAFTPAGLRTGDMGYLVGGELFLTGRKKDTIIINGRNYDPQSIEWVVQEVDGVRKGNVVAFSVLAENSESLVVVAETRSNLDEEELKKSVITKVRQEIGLSLGNIVFLEAGTLPKTSSGKLQRSRTKDAYLKSELGSEGKRTLGAQADINVLARHLAGSAYSRVKAGMRRRAGGQ; from the coding sequence ATGTTTTTATATCCTGATCGAAATGCCAACGGACCGACGATTGTAGAGGCCTTGGGAGCACTAAAAGACGAGCACTCTGAGGGGATTGTCTTCTACGCGGACGATTTGAGCCAAAAGCTCGTCAGTTTCGCTGAAATCTATGCTCGGGTGGTCGATTCCGCTCAAAACCTGCTGAACAAGGGGCTCAAACCGGGGGAAAGGGTCGGAATCGTCATTCCCAATCCCGAGGAGTTTGTCATCTCGTTTCTCGGGGTGCTTGCGGTACGTGCCGTACCAGTTCCGATGTACCCACCGTTTTCACTCGGGAAGCTCGACGCTTACATCCAAAACGCGGCCGCGATCCTTCAGAAATCGCGTGCGTCGTTGCTCGTCACGGATTCCAAGATGCAACGAGTTCTCTGGAGTCTCGTGGACCGTGTAGACTCATTGGAGCGAGTCATTGAGTATCGAGATCTGGCGAAACCGTCGAGGACTGAGAACTTCGTGCTACCCGCAGTAGAACTCGATGAAATTGCATTCTTGCAATTTACATCAGGTTCCACATCCGCTCCCAAGGGTGTCGTAATCACGCACCGAGCCCTGCTCGCCAATATGGACGCGTTCATGAGGGCCTATGAAATAGGTCCCGGGGACAAGGCGCTGAGCTGGCTTCCACTCTTTCATGACCTTGGCCTAATCGGCTTTGTTTTGGCCACGTGCTGGTATGGTTTGCCGACGGTCATCATTCCGACAGCGCTCTTCGTGCGGCGTCCATCACTTTGGATGCAAGCGATGCACGACCATCAGGCCACGATTTCCTGTGCACCGAATTTTGCATTTGCGCTCGCAACGCGTCGCACACCAGCGGATGTGCGCGACGGCCTCGATCTCAGTCGGGTTCGAATGCTCGGCTGCGGCGCTGAGCCAACCCATCCGGACACGATCGATTCCTTCCTCGCGAATTTTGAAGCGTGCGGGTTGAGGCCAGAGAGCATGGTTTCTGTGTATGGGCTCGCCGAGAACGTACTTGGAGTATCGTACTCACCGTTGCGCGAGCCGCTAAAGGTTGATTCTGTGGACCGCGATACCTATCTCAACGAGGGGAGGGCGCTTCCATCCATGGAGGCCGAATCGCTGCGCTATGTCAGCGTGGGCTTCACCTATGAGGGTTTTGAGATTCAGGTCATAGACGAAGAAGGTAGACCACTGGCCGACCGTTTGGTTGGCGAAGTGCTTGTCAAAGGGCCGAGCATTGCTGCCGGATACTTCGAAGACCCGCTTGCGTCTGCGGAGGCGTTTACGCCGGCAGGCTTAAGAACGGGGGACATGGGGTACCTGGTGGGCGGCGAGCTCTTTCTCACGGGCAGGAAGAAGGACACCATCATCATTAACGGTCGAAACTACGACCCCCAGTCCATCGAGTGGGTCGTGCAAGAGGTAGATGGGGTGCGAAAGGGCAATGTCGTGGCCTTCAGTGTATTGGCCGAAAACTCGGAAAGCTTGGTTGTGGTGGCGGAAACGCGGTCAAATTTAGATGAAGAGGAGTTGAAAAAGTCCGTGATTACCAAGGTAAGGCAAGAGATCGGCTTGAGCTTGGGCAATATCGTCTTCCTCGAAGCTGGTACGCTGCCGAAAACGTCGTCTGGAAAGCTCCAACGCTCCAGGACTAAGGACGCCTACCTCAAGTCCGAATTGGGCTCGGAGGGAAAGCGCACCCTTGGGGCCCAAGCAGATATCAATGTGCTCGCACGCCACTTGGCCGGGTCGGCGTATTCGCGAGTTAAGGCTGGCATGCGCCGGCGGGCAGGTGGGCAATGA
- a CDS encoding oxygenase MpaB family protein yields the protein MVNLEAALQKFPELTPRMAHWIREADPLADQLIDATADWRGGRLFCEMDKAVRDPDAAPPEFGPLLEHTFTVPTWVDFDRIANGGEFFLSTHVVGGIVLGARSLIMGYAAPAGNKPLVLSGRLEGSVNRRLAETSRFVFDVNKPGSLRPGGAGISAALKVRLIHAKVRQMIRNYGEWHDEWGAPINQHDMMATILLFGLVLLEGLEHLGLKPSSEEAEDYIMLWRYVGYLLGVEPELLPATRLEAERLMAFVDLTQAAPDEDARRLTAAFLNASAAEDDRATPPLALGHTLARELLGEKMADALGIQRSRLRHVIPVVRGTVRQLNHLRLRDVGRKSAVEAGIRYWEWVLQNNPAGPVDLTLPETLLRKSIPRAPLRQRSM from the coding sequence ATGGTAAATCTAGAAGCCGCGCTCCAGAAGTTTCCGGAACTAACGCCGCGAATGGCCCACTGGATTCGAGAAGCCGACCCCTTGGCCGACCAACTCATCGACGCGACGGCTGATTGGCGAGGAGGGCGGCTCTTTTGTGAGATGGACAAAGCCGTGCGCGACCCTGATGCTGCGCCGCCGGAGTTTGGACCTCTCTTGGAACACACGTTCACCGTTCCTACGTGGGTCGACTTCGACCGAATTGCCAATGGCGGGGAGTTCTTCCTGAGCACGCATGTGGTGGGCGGCATCGTGTTGGGCGCGCGCTCCCTCATCATGGGCTACGCCGCGCCAGCTGGAAACAAGCCTCTCGTGTTGAGTGGTAGGCTCGAGGGTTCGGTCAATCGCAGGCTTGCTGAGACGTCCAGATTCGTGTTCGACGTGAACAAACCCGGAAGTCTCAGGCCCGGTGGTGCAGGTATAAGCGCCGCACTCAAAGTCCGTCTGATCCACGCCAAAGTGCGTCAGATGATTCGGAATTACGGTGAGTGGCACGACGAGTGGGGCGCACCGATCAACCAACACGACATGATGGCGACGATTCTCCTCTTTGGACTGGTTCTACTCGAAGGACTCGAACACCTGGGCCTCAAGCCGAGCTCCGAAGAAGCCGAAGACTACATCATGCTCTGGCGCTACGTAGGCTATCTGCTCGGTGTTGAGCCGGAACTCCTTCCTGCCACACGTCTTGAAGCCGAGCGATTGATGGCGTTTGTCGACCTGACTCAGGCTGCCCCCGACGAGGACGCCAGACGGCTCACAGCGGCCTTTTTGAACGCGAGTGCGGCCGAGGACGACAGAGCCACGCCTCCTCTTGCCCTGGGGCATACACTCGCCCGAGAGCTGCTTGGTGAGAAGATGGCCGATGCGCTTGGCATTCAGCGTTCGCGTTTGAGACATGTCATTCCGGTAGTGCGCGGTACCGTTCGCCAACTCAACCACCTGCGCCTTCGTGATGTTGGGCGCAAGAGCGCGGTCGAGGCCGGGATTCGCTACTGGGAGTGGGTACTGCAGAACAACCCGGCAGGCCCTGTTGACCTCACGCTTCCGGAAACACTTCTGCGAAAATCGATTCCACGTGCGCCACTTCGACAACGGTCGATGTGA
- a CDS encoding Hsp70 family protein, translating to MIVGIDLGTTNSLIGVFEKGSTTLIPNVFGQNLTPSVVGISDEGEVLIGAAATDRLVTNPQLTASAFKRSMGTSQTFRLGSQKFRPEELSALVIKSLVRDAEIYLGRRVTEAVISVPAYFNDTQRNATRAAAEIAGLKVERLINEPTAAALAYGLHDDKRENTFLVFDVGGGTFDVSVIELFEGVVEVRASAGDNYLGGEDFLDVLEAIWHEKTKVGELSSTLKAQLRQAAEQAKRCLNRDQVVSFGIQRNDSFIQCSISPSEYESRIAPLLMRLRRPVELALRDARIAVESLDEVVLVGGATRMTSIQRLVAKMFGKLPLRHIEPDEVVARGAAVQAGLKMRSEELDDIVLTDVCPYTLGIESSRELAPGDYAHGIMSPIIERNTLIPASRLQTYSPIHDNQRVLSIGVYQGEARQVSNNIKLGEFEVQLPRGNVAEETLVDVRFTYDENGILEVIATVRNTGDEKRLVITRNSGQMSKREIEAALKSLEKLKIHPRDQDENIAMLNRANRIYEQRLGYEREQIGKLIDQFELILEGQDPHEIREFRLELQHCLNALEFRE from the coding sequence ATGATTGTTGGAATTGACCTAGGTACGACTAATTCACTCATCGGCGTATTTGAAAAAGGTTCCACAACACTGATTCCAAACGTTTTTGGACAGAATCTCACGCCCTCGGTGGTTGGTATTTCCGACGAAGGCGAAGTGTTGATTGGGGCTGCGGCTACAGACCGATTGGTTACCAACCCCCAGCTCACGGCTTCCGCGTTCAAACGGTCCATGGGAACTTCCCAAACGTTTAGACTAGGTTCACAAAAGTTTCGACCCGAGGAGCTTTCGGCTCTGGTGATAAAGTCATTGGTACGAGACGCCGAAATTTACCTCGGCAGACGAGTGACGGAGGCGGTAATTTCCGTGCCCGCCTATTTCAACGACACTCAACGAAATGCCACAAGGGCGGCCGCAGAAATCGCTGGTTTGAAGGTGGAACGCTTGATCAATGAACCCACCGCCGCGGCACTCGCCTACGGCTTACACGATGACAAGAGGGAAAACACTTTCTTGGTGTTCGACGTGGGCGGAGGGACATTCGATGTTTCAGTAATTGAGCTCTTCGAAGGGGTTGTGGAAGTTCGAGCTTCTGCGGGAGACAACTACCTTGGAGGCGAAGACTTCTTGGATGTTTTGGAGGCGATTTGGCACGAGAAGACTAAGGTTGGTGAGTTGAGTTCAACGTTGAAGGCGCAGTTGAGGCAGGCTGCCGAACAAGCAAAGCGTTGTCTGAATCGTGACCAAGTGGTTAGTTTTGGGATTCAGAGGAATGATAGTTTCATACAGTGTTCGATTTCTCCTTCGGAGTACGAAAGTAGAATCGCTCCACTGCTTATGCGACTAAGGCGCCCTGTCGAATTGGCACTTCGCGATGCGAGAATAGCGGTTGAATCGCTAGACGAGGTTGTGCTTGTCGGTGGCGCAACGAGGATGACTTCCATTCAAAGATTGGTGGCAAAGATGTTTGGGAAGCTTCCTTTGCGCCACATTGAGCCTGACGAGGTCGTTGCAAGAGGAGCCGCGGTGCAGGCTGGACTGAAGATGCGATCCGAGGAACTCGACGACATCGTTCTAACCGACGTGTGCCCGTACACTTTGGGAATTGAGTCCTCCAGAGAACTTGCTCCGGGGGATTATGCCCACGGAATCATGAGTCCAATAATCGAGCGCAACACACTGATTCCTGCCTCAAGATTGCAGACATATTCGCCTATCCATGACAACCAAAGAGTACTGAGTATTGGAGTGTATCAGGGAGAGGCGCGTCAGGTTTCGAATAACATCAAGTTGGGAGAATTTGAGGTTCAGCTTCCCAGAGGAAATGTCGCTGAGGAAACCCTGGTCGATGTGAGGTTTACTTACGACGAGAATGGAATTCTAGAAGTCATTGCCACCGTGAGAAACACCGGGGACGAGAAGAGGCTCGTCATTACTCGCAACTCAGGCCAAATGTCGAAGCGAGAAATCGAGGCTGCCTTGAAGTCGTTGGAAAAGCTTAAAATTCATCCCCGCGATCAAGATGAGAATATTGCGATGTTGAACCGAGCAAATCGGATTTACGAACAACGACTGGGCTACGAACGAGAACAGATAGGGAAGCTGATTGACCAGTTCGAACTCATTCTTGAAGGGCAAGATCCTCACGAAATTCGTGAGTTTCGGCTTGAGCTTCAACATTGTCTTAATGCACTCGAGTTTAGAGAATGA